In Pseudoduganella albidiflava, a single window of DNA contains:
- a CDS encoding DUF6228 family protein: MINIRSCSSNRELKISCASGPYLLAELVGFPVSAKVEVWVETGDAAGLEAFLADLGKQDGPWSGTREWQSIEGDFKLSATCTALGNVVFNVELHGLQGATEEWAVTAGIDYELGQLERLFHGLVPKKLAEPS, translated from the coding sequence ATGATCAATATTCGATCCTGTAGCTCAAATCGCGAACTTAAGATTAGCTGCGCAAGCGGCCCGTATTTGCTCGCTGAATTAGTCGGATTCCCCGTTTCTGCTAAGGTCGAAGTCTGGGTTGAGACCGGCGATGCTGCCGGACTTGAAGCATTCCTTGCCGACCTTGGTAAGCAGGACGGGCCATGGAGCGGCACACGAGAATGGCAGTCGATTGAAGGAGATTTCAAGCTCTCCGCGACCTGTACTGCACTTGGCAATGTTGTTTTCAACGTCGAGCTGCATGGATTGCAGGGTGCAACTGAAGAATGGGCTGTCACCGCTGGCATTGACTACGAGCTGGGCCAACTCGAACGCCTGTTCCATGGGTTGGTTCCGAAAAAACTCGCTGAGCCGTCATAG